One Armatimonadota bacterium genomic window, GAATTATGAGCCAAGAGCAGATTTTTGGATTGGTTTGCCGAATACCGGTTACCATATGATTGGGCATCCATTTAATTTTATTGTTGATGTAAACAGCTGTTTAGTTTCCAACGGCAAAAGCGTTATTTCGGTTGAGACGGCAGCAGACTATGGTTGGATTGAGCCATGCCTTTATTTCTGGGACAACGTCCGCTCAGAGTATGGGGCAGTAGATATTGGCTTTGGCAATATTTGCATCCTCGAGCCCTGGCGTGGGTATTGGATTAAGACCTATCACCCCAATCTCGCGTTAATAATCCCATTTGCGCCAAGTTAAGCGATATTCTTATCTATGCGTCCGATGCCGCAAGTTTCTTTAGTGCAATAATAAGAGCTTGCGTGCCTTTTTCGCCCATGCCTGCGGCTTCGACTGCTCGGAATAGTTGATGAACGAGGCTTGTTCCCGGCAGAGGCAGCTTCATCTCCTCGGCTGCTCCAAGCGCGAGGCGGAGGTCTTTTTGCTGGAGAATAACTTTGAATCCAGGTTCGTAGTCTTCCGCAAGCATTTTTGGGGCGAGGTTGGATAACATCCAACTGCTCGCTGCGCCAGCTGAGACAACCGATAGAAGCTTTTCCATGTTTAGCCCCGCTTTCTCGCCAAGCATAAGACCTTCACATACCGCTTGGATGTTCAGCGCGCAGATAATCTGGTTGCAGAGCTTCGTCATCTGGCCGGTTCCACTTTCTCCCATGTATGTTATGTTTTTTCCAAGAGCCTGAAAAATAGGGAGACACTTGTCGAATGCCGCTTTGTCGCCGCCGACCATTATTGAAAGGGTGGCGGCAATTGCGCCAGGCTCGCCTCCGCTAACTGGAGCATCGAGGAAATAGATTCCCTTCTCAGCAGCCTCCTTAGCAATTTCTTTGGCAACTGCCGGGGAGATTGTGCTCATATCAATTATCACCGATTCGGGCCGCGCACCTTCTAATACACCCGAGGGGCCGGTTACGACCAACTTTACATCTGGAGAATCGGGGAGCATGGTGATAACGACTTCCGAGCGACGGGCGACTTCTGCCGGTGATTCTGCGGGCACTGCTCCTTCTGCTGCAAGCTCATCCATAATTGGCTTTCGCCGCCCATATATGTTAACCCTAAATCCACTTTTCAGCAGATTTCGCACCATGGGCCGCCCCATGGTTCCAAGGCCAATGAAACCTACGTCCATTTTTCACCTACCGAAGCTTTTCTGCGCAGAACTTGCAGAAGATTTTTCCATCAATAATAGTCTTGCATTCCTTACATACAGGCAGGTGGCAAAAAGAACAATGTCCAATGGCTGGTTCATCGGTATGCCTAGCACAAGCTTGCCCTTGGTTTAGCTCTTCCTCTTCCTTCATTACGTGCTTAAGGGCTTCCCTGGCTTTCTCGTAGTTCGGGTCTAGCTCGAGTGCCTTTTCGAACTCCTCGCGCGCCTTTTCGGGAAGGCCGTCGGCATCGTATGCAAGCCCAAGGTTGTAGTGGACGCTGGGGATATCCGAGCGAAGTTGTATTGCCCTGTTGAATGCTCCTATGGCTCTGTTGAAAAGCTTCTTCTGTGCGTAAGCAATTCCTAGATAGTTGAACGCTCTGTAATCGCTCGGATCCATTTCACAAGCTAGCTCGAGCTGACCGATTGCTTCGTCTATTTTTCCAGCTTTCAGAAGCTCCAGACCCTGCTTCAGTTGGTTTTGGTCGGACACGGTGAATCCCTCCGCTCATGATGGCATCCTGCCTGAACTTTCTCTTGCTAACTCAACTCTACTGCGTTTGCGTCCATATGTCAATCATTTATTAACTTTCGTACCAAGAGTATCGCTCCAATTGCAAAGAGCCCGAGGAGAATTTCAGTCCAGAAGAGACCCAGGTGTCTTGATGCAAATATGGCAGAGAAGTTAATTCCAGCATGGATGCCTATTGCAAGAACCAGCCAGGACCTGTCTTGCCTTGAAAAAGCTTGCAGAACTACCAGCGAGAGAGCGACATGAACAGGAAGAGTCGCAATGCGCTCAAAAGCGCCTGCCATGGGAAGCCATCCGGTCTTGGCAAATTCAATAATAGAAAGGGTCTGAGCGTTGAGATGAACCGCTGAAATATCTAATCTTCCATAGGCGGAAAGCATACGTAACACCGAAAGCATCTGAAGGGCGACGAGTGATGTTTCGAACCCCCCGTGTCCTAGCCCATATATTACTGCATTCTGAGGATTACGACCACCACGAAAAAGAAATAAAAAGCCAATATATCGCGCTACCTCTTCGAAAAAGCCTGCGCTGAGTGCAAGACATGCCAACCAAAGAATTGTTGCAGACTCATGTTGTGCACCGGTGACTTTTCTAATTATTTCAAGCGTGGGGAGGCGCAAAACTTGCGAGATAATGAACGTTAGAATCCCATAGGCGAGGTATTTCCATGGGGCATGAAGTTTACGGCGCATCCAAAGAGCCGATGTGATTGGGACTCCAATAACGATACAGATTGCTAGCCCATAGTAAAAATAGGTATAAGAGCTCATGTGGAGAATATCCATGTAGCCAGCGTTTACTGGCAGGTCAGCTACGAGCATTATATCATTAGGGCAACTCAAGTAGCAATTTTGCAAAATATCTTATGAACTCCTGCGATTAGTTGAGCATGAGAGGTGGCTTTCTCGGTTACTTATGCACGCCTAACGTTTGACAGCGAACTAGTGCAGTGTTAAATTTTACAATTGAGCCCAAGTAAAGTTGAAATGAAAAAGAGCTGAATTCTTGAAATTGCGCATTTTAATCTTTTTACCGCCCTATTCCTGAAGTACTTAGCAACGGAAGAGGGATATCATGGACAAACAGGCAGCCGCTGCCAGAATTGAAGAGCTTAGACGGCAAATTAACTATCACAACTATCGGTATTATGTTCTTGACCAGCCGGTAATCTCCGACGCAGAATATGACCGGTTGATGCAAGAGCTAATTTCTCTTGAGGAAGCATTTCCAGACCTTGTCACGCCTGATTCTCCAACTCAACGAATTGGTGCTCCTCCAGCAACTGAGTTCGAGTCATACACACATCGCCAACCTATGCTAAGCCTTAGCAATGCGTTCGGTGAGGAGGAGCTCTTAGCATTCGACCAGCGAATCAAGCGAATGCTTGGCATGAATCCTGGCGATGACATTGAATATGTGGCGGAGCTAAAAATTGACGGATTGGCTGTGTCGCTCACTTACGAGAATGGGTATTTCGTTCGCGGGGCAACCCGTGGAGATGGCTACACTGGCGAGGATGTTACAGCCAATTTGAAAACAATAAGATCAATCCCATTGGTTTTAATTCAACCACAAAGGTTCCCAGAACCGCCGCCTGCTGTTGCTGCAACTCAAAGTCGAGGGGATACGCTGCCGTTATTCGGGTCGGAATCTATAAGTGACCTGGGTTGTTATCCGATTCCCGAGATTGTTGAAGTTCGGGGCGAGGTGTTCATGCTCCACGAAGAATTTCGTCGGATAAATCGTGAGCGAGAAGAAAAAGGCGAACCTACCTTTGCAAACCCTCGGAATGCTGCAGCGGGGTCGGTCAGGCAGCTTGACTCTTCTGTCACCGCAAGCCGGAAGCTTGATATCTTCGTTTATGGCATCGGCTTCGTGCAAGGCGTAGAATTCCGAACGCATTATGAGATTCTTCAGGCACTCAAGTCGTGGGGTTTCAAAGTTAATCCAAATATACGCCTATGTCCAAATATTGATAGTGTGAAAGAGTTTGTGGATGAATGGACTGAAAAGCGCGGAACCCTAGGTTATGACATAGACGGCGTTGTAGTTAAGGTGAACTCTCTTGACCTGCAGAATCGCCTCGGCTACGTGGCAAGAAGTCCACGATGGGCTGTAGCGTACAAATTTCCTGCGATGCAGGAGACAACCAAGATCCTGGACATCATTGTGCAGGTCGGGCGTACTGGTGCATTAACTCCGGTTGCGATCATGGAACCTGTTGAGGTTGGAGGGGTAACGGTTAGCCGAGCGACCCTTCATAATGAGGACGAAATCCGACGAAAGGACATTCGAATTGGCGATACTGTAGTAGTTCAGCGTGCAGGCGATGTCATTCCCGAGGTTGTGCAAGTCATAAAAGAGAAGCGAACTGGCGATGAACGAGAGTTTGTGATGCCTAACAAGTGCCCCGAGTGTGGAGGCGAGGTTGAGAGGCCGGAGGGTGAGGCAGTTGCTAGGTGCGTCAACCTAGCGTGCCCGGCGCAATTAAAAGAGAGGATTGTCCACTTTGCTTCTCGAGGTGCGATGAATATCGAAGGAGTTGGGCCAGCACAAGTTGACCAACTCGTTGATAAAGGGCTCGTACGCGATCCTGCTGACCTATACTTGCTTAAAATGGACGATCTCTTGCTTCTTGAACGAATGGGCAAGAAGCTAGCATCAAATATCCTGGAAGCCATCGAAAAGAGCAAAAACACAACACTTCCTAGGCTGATTTACGGCCTTGGAATTAGGCATGTTGGCGAGCATGTGGCTCAGGTGCTTGCGGACCATTTTGGTTCGCTGGAGGCGTTAGAAAACGCCAGCTATGAGGAGTTGTGCGGTATTCCTGAGATTGGGCCAGTTATTGCTAAAAGTATTGCAACTTTCTTTGCCCAGCCAGAGAACCGTGCGGTACTCGAAAAACTCCGCAAGGCAGGTGTAATTCCCAAAACAGCCCCGCGGACAGGAGCCACCCTTGCAGGCAAGACATTCGTGTTCACCGGTGGACTAAAAACAATGACCCGAGAAGAGGCAGAGGAGAAAGTTAGGCTTCTCGGAGGCAGGGCGGCATCAAGCGTTAGCAGGAATACCGATTTTGTTGTTGCAGGGGAGGGCGCCGGCTCAAAGCTTGAAAAGGCCAAGGAGCTGGGAATTACAATATTGACTGAAGATGAATTCATTCGGATGATCTCATGAGCCAAAATCAAATCGGCGGAGTGCAGTGTTCAAAGCAAGGATCATGGGTTGGGCCGTGGCTACCGGTATTAATTTACATGGGTGCTATCTTTTTCCTTTCGTCACAGCCGACGCTTCCCTCACCGCCGGGAGTTTTTGGAAAAGATAAATTCGAGCATGTATTGGCTTATTTTGGCCTTGGAATATTGGTATTTCGAGGCTCGTTGTTGTGGCCGCTCTTGAGTTGGCCTGGCATATACACTCAAACATTTGGAATAATAGCACTTTATGGGATAACTGATGAGTTTCATCAGCGATTTGTCCCAGGACGTAGATGCGAGCTATATGATTGGATTGCCGATGTTTTCGGTGCCGCTTTGGCAGTGATACTTATCGCATTTATACGGTTCTATCGGGGAAACGGAGGGAAAAGAATTGAGCGAAGAAGATAAGGAATATGAGGTTGTTGATAAGCGCAAAATTAAGATTAATAAGGACGGAGATGTGGAAGTAGTCGAGGGCGCAAATCGCCAAGCTAATGAGTCCCCACAACCAAACGAGGAAGAAGCTTCAGCAAAAACCGAAGAAGCGGCTGAAGAAGAGTACCAAATGCAGCCGGCAGATGTGTACTCACTTCTTAAGTCTTTCATCGGTATCCTGGGAGCGCATGCTTGGCAGTGGCTCGGATTGGTAAAGAATCCTTTAACTGGAAAGATTGAGAAAGATCTTGGCCAGGCAAAAGTTGCAATTGATGCGCTTGCGCTTTTAATTGGGCACATCGAGAGCAATCTCCAGCCGGAAGAGATAAATGAATTGAAAGGAATGCTCAGCGATTTGCGGATGAATTTTGTCCGCCAGAGCGGAATGGGTTAACCAATGAAGCGTTTGTGGGCACCGTGGCGAATGAAGTATATTCAACAGAGCGAGATGGAGGGTTGTATATTTTGCGATAAGCCAAAAGAGAATAGAGATAAAGAAAACCTGATTCTCTGGCGCGGGAAGACGGCTTTCATAATGCTGAACAGCTTTCCCTATAACCCTGGCCATTTAATGATTGCGCCGTTTAAACATACGGCGGATATGTATGACCTAGGCGAAGACGAACTTCTCGAAATTAGCCAACTCTTAAGGTATTCGGTGCGGCTTTTGACCGCTGAGATGAACCCCGACGGTTTCAACTTGGGCGTTAATCTTGGTCGGCCAGCTGGTGCGGGAATCGAGGACCATTTACACTGGCATGTTGTTCCGCGTTGGAACGGCGATACAAACTTTATGCCTGTAATCGGAGAGACGAAGGTTTTACCCGAAAGTCTCGAAGCAACCTATGAGAAGCTAAAAAAGAGGATTGAAAACTTGGGGGCGCCATAGCATGTCTGAAGTAGTCGAACGCATGGAAAGGCTGAAGGCGGAAGCTCTTGAATGTCGACGGTGTGAGCTTTGTGAGACTCGAACGAACGTTGTTTTTGGCGAAGGGAATCCCGAGACACCGTTGGTAATAATTGGAGAAGGTCCAGGGGCAACAGAGGACGCTACAGGGCGGCCATTCGTCGGCAGGGCTGGTCAGCTTCTCGATCAAGCGCTTAGGGAGAATGGCATCACCCGAAAACATGTGTATATATGCAATGTTCTCAAATGTAGGGCAATCACAGTCGAAAACGGTGCTGTGCGAAATCGGCCGCCTACTGCTACTGAGATTGCAATGTGTCTTCCCTGGCTCCAAAAGCAAATTGAGATTATTCAGCCGCTGGTTATATTATGTCTGGGCGCACCTGCAGCAAACACAATCATTCATAAGGGTTTTCAAATGACAAAGGAGCGGGGCCAATGGTTTCCCACTCCATATGCTAGATATGCTACGGCAGCGCTACACCCGGCTTACATTTTGCGCCAACATGGCGAGGCTTTCGAAAGCGCTCGTGCTTCTCTGGTGGCTGACATTGCGGCTGCTCGCCTAAAGGTTATTGAGGCGAAAAAGGAGCCTAAACTCAGCTTGTTCTGAAAGGACCATTACTTTTGAGTAGCCGTGCTTCATATCTGGCAACCAAAAGCTCCTCCATATTGACCCGGAAATTACCGTTCTGGGTTGAGCCAGCGCAGGTTTTCGAGCATATTGCCTGCCTGCCCGGCTCGATGCTTCTTGAAAGCCAGCCAGGCGCACTTTATGGAAGATTCTCGATTATTTGCACCAGTCCCTTCGGGACCCTCCGCACAATTGGCCGCAGCAGTTTTCTAAATATGTCGGGTGAAAGCTTGGAAACAAATTTATCTCCATTTGAAATACTTCGGGATTTGCTTTTTCGTTTCCAAACCGAGCCCAATCTACTTGCGGGAGCCATTGTTGGATACTTTGGATATGAAATGGGCGGTTTAATTGAGAATTTACCTGAGCCTCAACCTGATGATATTGGCATGCCGGACTGCTTTCTTGGCTTCTATAATCACTTGGCAATCTTTGACCATACAGAGAAGGCAATATTTCTGAATGGATGCTCCCTAGAGGGGACACCAGATCCATTGCCTGGAATCATGGCACTAGAACAATTGATTATTGACGCACAAGGCGAAGACAATCAACATCATTTGCCAAGAGAGGGCGAGAGTATAATTGCTCCTTGCTCAAGCTTTACACTGGATGAATACTGCGCGGTTGTTAATAGGTGCAAAGAATATATTGCGGCTGGCGATATCTACCAGGTAAACATTTCTCAAAGGTTTAAAGTGCCGCTCACAATGTCACCCTGGAGTATGTATCTTAAATTGAGAAGCATCAATCCGTCGCCCTATGCTGCCTATTTAAACTGCGGCGGTTTCCAAGTTGTGTGTTCCTCGCCCGAATGTTTCCTTGACTACTGCCCCAGCACGCGAATTGTGATTACAAAACCAATTAAAGGCACGCGGCCACGTGGAAGCACCTCGAGTGAGGATGAGAGGCTTGCGAGAGAGCTAGCCTCAAGCGAGAAAGACATGGCAGAGAATGTCATGATTGTGGACCTTGAAAGGAACGACCTTGGGCGGGTGTGTGAGTTTGGTTCGGTGGATGTGCCGCTTCTTGCGCAGGTGGAAAGCCATTCGACAGTGCATCACCTTGTTACGACTGTTAGGGGTCGCTTGCGGCAAGGGCTAGGAGCAGTGGATTTGCTGATGGCTTGTTTCCCTAGCGGTTCTATTACCGGTGCACCAAAAATACGCTCGATGGAGATTATCAGCGAACTCGAGCCGGTTCGCCGCGGAGTATATACTGGTTCGATAGGTTATCTTGGGTTTGACGGCTCGGTTAATCTGAACGTAGCAATTAGGACAGCTATAACAAAGGGTGATTTGTGTTATTTCCACGTTGGCGGGGGCATTGTTGCTGATTCCGAGCCGGTGGCCGAATACCAGGAGACACTTGACAAGGGTCGAGCATTCATGGAGGTTCTAGGATGTCTGAAAAGCTCCTCAAAGAATGGGGCAAAGTTTGCATAAATGGAAAGCTTGTCGCGGCAGAAGAAGCAACTGTCTCGGCTATCGATAGGGGCTTTTTGTATGGAGATGGAATATTTGAAACGATACGTGTCTATAAGGGAGTGCCATTTATGCTCGATGCGCACCTTGCACGCATGGCTGAGGGTTGCTCAGTGATTTCTATGCCCCCTCCAAACATGGAACAAGTCAAGCTTTGGGTTGAGGAAACCCTCTCGGCAAATTATCTGAGCGATGCTTATTTGAGGATTACGGCAACTAGAGGGGCAACCGGTTTGCTTTGGTATGACCTTGATACTTCCAGCGTGACTGTGGTGATTATGGCTAAGCCAATGGTGCAGGAGAGATTCAGCGAGGGGTTACGCTTGATGGTGTCAAGCTTCCGAAGTGATGAGCTTAGCCCTCTTAGTCGTATAAAGCATACTGGAATCCTCTGGAAGATTATGGCTAGGGCGGAGGCTAGGCGTGCTGGAGTAGATGACGCTCTCTTGCTCAACACCAAAGGGCATGTCTCTGAAGCAACTGCTGCAAATATATTTTGGGTATGCGATGGAAAGCTCTTTACGCCAGCGCTGGATTGCGGAATCCTTGCAGGAATTACCCGTGCAATTGTGATTGAGATAGCAAATGCTGTTGGAATCGAGACACAGGAAGGCTATTTCACACTAGACGATGTTTTCAATGCTGAGGAGGTCTTTCTAACCAGCTCAACTAGAGAGCTTGTGCCGGTGCGCTCGCTTGGCGATAAACAGTTTGGAGACATGGGTTATGGCCGGATGACCAAGCTGTTGTTGAGCCTGTACCAAGAACGTCTTCCTTCATGAACCTGTTTCTAGCAAGAGATGATTTTGTTTGCTGTTGAAAAAGATAGTGCCTTTTTAATAATGATATTGCCTTCGAATATTGACACAACATGGCGCTCGGTACAAAATGTAGTGGGAGGTAAGAAGCATGGCGGAAAACAAACTCCTTGGTGAGATAATGATTGATATGGGTTTTGCATCGCGAGAAATAATCATGGAATGTCTTAAAATGCAAACAGAGATTCATCAAAAAGGGCTTGACCCCGTTCCCATCGGGCGGCTGCTCATAAAAACTGGCCACATTACAATGGAACAGCTAGAGAAAGCCTTGGCTAAGCAGGCAAAATCTCGACTGCCAAGTTAGGTTTTGCTTTTACAGATAGGTGAAATTGCTCCTAGTTGTAAACCAACATCGCTTGTCCAGCAGGAGTTTACTTTTCACGCAGCCTCTTTAAAACTCCGAGATCATGGATATCTGTCTCGATAGACTTCGCGGGAACCTCAATTACCCCGGCGAGGTTTGCAAGTGGCGGGTAATGTAGCAGAGCGTGGAAGCCCTGCTCACCAATTTTCCCCACGCCTATATTTGCGTGCCGGTCAACACGCGAGCCAAGTTCAACTTTGGTGTCGTTCAGGTGTAAAAGCTTGAGATATTCCATTCCGACAGTCGAGTCAAAAGCCTCGAATGTTCGTTCAATCTCATCTTTATTTGACACATCGTATCCCGCTCCCCAAAGATGAGCAGTGTCGAGGCATATCCCCAGTCTGTCTGCGTAATCGCTTAGTTGGTCAAGAATTGCCCGCAGGTTCTCGAATTTCGAACCAATCGAATCGCCAGAGCCGGCGGAATTTTCAAGAAGGAGCGCCGTCTTTCCAGTTGATTGGTTCAGCGCCTTAGAAATAGCACTGGCAACACGTTTGATTCCCTGCTCAATTCCTGAACCCTTGTGACTTCCTATGTGAGTTACGACGAAATTGGCGCCAATTGCCTCAGCACGGCGCACATGGTCCGCTAGTACGTGAGCTGATGCCAAATAAATACGCCAATCAGGTGATGCGAGATTAAGCAAATATGGTGTATGGACGGCTACTGGGTGGAGGCCGAAATCGGTTGTGAGCTTTCTAAAGAGTGCACCGTTGGCAGGTTCGATTGGTGGCGAATTCCAAGCATTTGGATTGGCGGCGAAAACCTGGATTGTCTCGCATCCGATCTCCGCAGCTGTCCTTGCCGCTGCTTCCAAACCCTCGCTTATTCGCATGTGTACGCCAAGTCGCATTGGGCGTGCGCAGCGTTACTCCTCTTCCTCATCAAACTCATCAAGTTCCGTGGGGCAATAGCTGAATGAGCTGATTTCTTCTCCGCGGAATATTGTGACTAGCATTTCCTCGCGTTCAAAGCTGGGAAGATAGGACGATACTATTTGGTCGTCAATTTCGGCAAGCAACTGCTCTTCTTGTTGTAGTGAGACATCTACCTCAAAGAACAGTGTGAGGTATATGGTATAGTGGGCATAGTGGAGATGGACTTGTCCGATTCGCCGTTCTCCTTGCCAAATTATATAGATTTCTGAAGATACTGTGCGTACTATTCTCGAAAGCTTGTAATCTTCTGCCACTCTCGTTTCTCCTTGCCCGTAGTTTTTAGACGTGTTTTAAAAATATTATACGCCAATAAAAACCATTCCGCAAGACAAATGCGCTAAGTTAGTCATTTACTATCGGTTGTTTGCCAATTGCGTTTCCGAGCATTCTACGTTTCGATTTGCTGAGTGAAGGGTACAGCAAAATATGATTATTTTCGCAGGTTTGGAGATAATCATTGGTGGTGGGGTTCAATGATATGGCTGATTGTTTTCGTGGGCGTCATTGCCTTATGTAATCTTTTGCTGCTAGGCACAGTTGCTTATCTTGCATTAATGGTTAGAGGACTTATTAATAAGTCAGTTCAACCAGCAATGGCTGAAGTAACGTCAACAATAAAGTCGGTCAATGGCTTTGTTGAGAAAGTAGAAAACAGAGCAGAACATGTAATGGAAATTAGCGAGGAGACTGCTAAAAAAGTATCGAGCAAAATTGTAGCGACGACTGATATTATCAAACAAGCGGTTTCGTCACCGCTTATTGGCATTCTAAGCATAATAGCTGGTGTCTCGCGTGCGATTAGCGAGTATAAGCGGACATCGGTGCAAAAATAAAAGGAGGAGTTGCAATGGCACGCAAGGGAAACTTTTGGCTCGGCATCCTAATTGGCGCGGCCGCAGGGGCTGTTACCGCTTTGCTTTACGCCCCCAAAAAGGGTGAAGAGCTTCGAAGCGATATTGGCGAGAAAGCCCGTGAGGCTGGAAGAAAAGCGGGCGAAGCATGGGGTGAAATGAAAGCGAAGGCTTCCACCCTTGCATCAACAGCAAAGGGGCAAATTTCGCAAGCGGCAATTAAGAGCCGTGAAATGGTCGCAGCAACTAAATCAAAAGTCAAGGAAGCCGTGGAGGCTGGACGTCAAGCCGCTGAAGAAAAGCGAAAAGAGCTCGAAGCTCAAATGGAGGAGAAAGAACGCGAGTCCCCTTGTGAGTAAGAATAGAAATAATTTGGAAATACCCGTAAAACGGAAGAACAGGGGAAATAAATACAAAAACTGCCAAATTGACTAGAATGGCTCATCCATAGTGGCTTCATTTCCCCTGTTTGCTTTTTTATTAATATCTTGACTTGACTCCTACCAGCTGAAGTACTGCACCGAGGAGCATAAGCAGCATTGATATTAGGAAAACAAACCTGATATCTATATGGCTTGCTCTAAAGAATGCAACTAGCGCAGCTCCTATAAATGGCGCTATCGTTCCTCTGATGCCTAATAAGAATGAGTGCAATGCCTGGTAGTGTGATTCTCTGCCTTCTTTTGCAAAGTAGAGAATGCTATTAAAGTAGCTGAGCTCTATTCCAGCCATGGTGATTCCGTTGATTATCGCAGCTGGAATCAACATCCAAACATTGTTTGCCAGGAAGTAAGCAAAGGGCACTAGGCTTACCATCAAGACATTTACCATCACTGCTTTTAATGGGCTCTGCATATCCACGTATTTTCCCCAATATAGATAAGAGAACATCCAAATAACAGTTGCAATGTTTGATAACATGGCGACTTGTGCTGCTGTAATGTGCAGTTGGTCCACCTGAAATACAGGATAGAGTGGCG contains:
- a CDS encoding NAD(P)-dependent oxidoreductase, yielding MDVGFIGLGTMGRPMVRNLLKSGFRVNIYGRRKPIMDELAAEGAVPAESPAEVARRSEVVITMLPDSPDVKLVVTGPSGVLEGARPESVIIDMSTISPAVAKEIAKEAAEKGIYFLDAPVSGGEPGAIAATLSIMVGGDKAAFDKCLPIFQALGKNITYMGESGTGQMTKLCNQIICALNIQAVCEGLMLGEKAGLNMEKLLSVVSAGAASSWMLSNLAPKMLAEDYEPGFKVILQQKDLRLALGAAEEMKLPLPGTSLVHQLFRAVEAAGMGEKGTQALIIALKKLAASDA
- a CDS encoding tetratricopeptide repeat protein, with translation MSDQNQLKQGLELLKAGKIDEAIGQLELACEMDPSDYRAFNYLGIAYAQKKLFNRAIGAFNRAIQLRSDIPSVHYNLGLAYDADGLPEKAREEFEKALELDPNYEKAREALKHVMKEEEELNQGQACARHTDEPAIGHCSFCHLPVCKECKTIIDGKIFCKFCAEKLR
- a CDS encoding YhfC family glutamic-type intramembrane protease, whose translation is MQNCYLSCPNDIMLVADLPVNAGYMDILHMSSYTYFYYGLAICIVIGVPITSALWMRRKLHAPWKYLAYGILTFIISQVLRLPTLEIIRKVTGAQHESATILWLACLALSAGFFEEVARYIGFLFLFRGGRNPQNAVIYGLGHGGFETSLVALQMLSVLRMLSAYGRLDISAVHLNAQTLSIIEFAKTGWLPMAGAFERIATLPVHVALSLVVLQAFSRQDRSWLVLAIGIHAGINFSAIFASRHLGLFWTEILLGLFAIGAILLVRKLIND
- the ligA gene encoding NAD-dependent DNA ligase LigA, encoding MDKQAAAARIEELRRQINYHNYRYYVLDQPVISDAEYDRLMQELISLEEAFPDLVTPDSPTQRIGAPPATEFESYTHRQPMLSLSNAFGEEELLAFDQRIKRMLGMNPGDDIEYVAELKIDGLAVSLTYENGYFVRGATRGDGYTGEDVTANLKTIRSIPLVLIQPQRFPEPPPAVAATQSRGDTLPLFGSESISDLGCYPIPEIVEVRGEVFMLHEEFRRINREREEKGEPTFANPRNAAAGSVRQLDSSVTASRKLDIFVYGIGFVQGVEFRTHYEILQALKSWGFKVNPNIRLCPNIDSVKEFVDEWTEKRGTLGYDIDGVVVKVNSLDLQNRLGYVARSPRWAVAYKFPAMQETTKILDIIVQVGRTGALTPVAIMEPVEVGGVTVSRATLHNEDEIRRKDIRIGDTVVVQRAGDVIPEVVQVIKEKRTGDEREFVMPNKCPECGGEVERPEGEAVARCVNLACPAQLKERIVHFASRGAMNIEGVGPAQVDQLVDKGLVRDPADLYLLKMDDLLLLERMGKKLASNILEAIEKSKNTTLPRLIYGLGIRHVGEHVAQVLADHFGSLEALENASYEELCGIPEIGPVIAKSIATFFAQPENRAVLEKLRKAGVIPKTAPRTGATLAGKTFVFTGGLKTMTREEAEEKVRLLGGRAASSVSRNTDFVVAGEGAGSKLEKAKELGITILTEDEFIRMIS
- a CDS encoding VanZ family protein → MSQNQIGGVQCSKQGSWVGPWLPVLIYMGAIFFLSSQPTLPSPPGVFGKDKFEHVLAYFGLGILVFRGSLLWPLLSWPGIYTQTFGIIALYGITDEFHQRFVPGRRCELYDWIADVFGAALAVILIAFIRFYRGNGGKRIERRR
- a CDS encoding DUF1844 domain-containing protein, which translates into the protein MSEEDKEYEVVDKRKIKINKDGDVEVVEGANRQANESPQPNEEEASAKTEEAAEEEYQMQPADVYSLLKSFIGILGAHAWQWLGLVKNPLTGKIEKDLGQAKVAIDALALLIGHIESNLQPEEINELKGMLSDLRMNFVRQSGMG
- a CDS encoding HIT domain-containing protein, coding for MKRLWAPWRMKYIQQSEMEGCIFCDKPKENRDKENLILWRGKTAFIMLNSFPYNPGHLMIAPFKHTADMYDLGEDELLEISQLLRYSVRLLTAEMNPDGFNLGVNLGRPAGAGIEDHLHWHVVPRWNGDTNFMPVIGETKVLPESLEATYEKLKKRIENLGAP
- a CDS encoding uracil-DNA glycosylase; translated protein: MSEVVERMERLKAEALECRRCELCETRTNVVFGEGNPETPLVIIGEGPGATEDATGRPFVGRAGQLLDQALRENGITRKHVYICNVLKCRAITVENGAVRNRPPTATEIAMCLPWLQKQIEIIQPLVILCLGAPAANTIIHKGFQMTKERGQWFPTPYARYATAALHPAYILRQHGEAFESARASLVADIAAARLKVIEAKKEPKLSLF
- the pabB gene encoding aminodeoxychorismate synthase component I — protein: MTRKLPFWVEPAQVFEHIACLPGSMLLESQPGALYGRFSIICTSPFGTLRTIGRSSFLNMSGESLETNLSPFEILRDLLFRFQTEPNLLAGAIVGYFGYEMGGLIENLPEPQPDDIGMPDCFLGFYNHLAIFDHTEKAIFLNGCSLEGTPDPLPGIMALEQLIIDAQGEDNQHHLPREGESIIAPCSSFTLDEYCAVVNRCKEYIAAGDIYQVNISQRFKVPLTMSPWSMYLKLRSINPSPYAAYLNCGGFQVVCSSPECFLDYCPSTRIVITKPIKGTRPRGSTSSEDERLARELASSEKDMAENVMIVDLERNDLGRVCEFGSVDVPLLAQVESHSTVHHLVTTVRGRLRQGLGAVDLLMACFPSGSITGAPKIRSMEIISELEPVRRGVYTGSIGYLGFDGSVNLNVAIRTAITKGDLCYFHVGGGIVADSEPVAEYQETLDKGRAFMEVLGCLKSSSKNGAKFA
- a CDS encoding aminotransferase class IV translates to MSEKLLKEWGKVCINGKLVAAEEATVSAIDRGFLYGDGIFETIRVYKGVPFMLDAHLARMAEGCSVISMPPPNMEQVKLWVEETLSANYLSDAYLRITATRGATGLLWYDLDTSSVTVVIMAKPMVQERFSEGLRLMVSSFRSDELSPLSRIKHTGILWKIMARAEARRAGVDDALLLNTKGHVSEATAANIFWVCDGKLFTPALDCGILAGITRAIVIEIANAVGIETQEGYFTLDDVFNAEEVFLTSSTRELVPVRSLGDKQFGDMGYGRMTKLLLSLYQERLPS